One Thermoanaerobaculia bacterium DNA window includes the following coding sequences:
- a CDS encoding cytochrome c encodes MRFLLGLVVGAVGIVIAGIVLASTGRINVAATQHGGWNDRLDHWLFRVSTRSIEKHAPTTTNPFAADPAAVQTGLAHYKENCLDCHGARDVDTAEFAKGLNPGPPMLDMDDVQKMSDGQLFWVVSHGVRATGMPAFSPTHSPEEIWKIVAFVRHLPKLTDAEVASLKKDREDPEAHHHDASPPAAK; translated from the coding sequence ATGCGCTTCCTTCTGGGACTCGTCGTCGGCGCGGTCGGGATCGTCATTGCCGGAATCGTCCTCGCGAGCACGGGCCGCATCAACGTGGCGGCGACACAGCACGGCGGATGGAACGACCGGCTCGACCACTGGCTGTTCCGGGTGTCGACCCGTTCGATCGAAAAGCACGCGCCGACGACCACGAACCCGTTCGCCGCCGACCCGGCGGCCGTACAAACGGGGCTCGCCCATTACAAGGAGAACTGCCTCGATTGTCATGGCGCGCGCGACGTCGACACCGCGGAGTTCGCGAAGGGGCTCAACCCCGGCCCCCCGATGCTCGACATGGACGACGTGCAGAAGATGTCCGATGGGCAGCTCTTCTGGGTGGTCTCCCACGGCGTCCGCGCGACGGGCATGCCGGCGTTCTCCCCGACCCACTCCCCGGAGGAGATCTGGAAGATCGTCGCGTTCGTGCGCCATCTTCCGAAGCTGACGGATGCGGAAGTGGCGAGCCTGAAGAAGGACCGCGAAGACCCGGAAGCCCACCACCACGACGCCTCGCCCCCCGCCGCGAAATAG
- a CDS encoding FdhF/YdeP family oxidoreductase produces MAVRPSLWASLSPAGAGIVKPAHYREMARVAWENRDALGYAWRILRDGACDGCALGTSGMRDWTMSGTHLCMVRLELLRLNTAPPLDPERLRDAAGLASLSGRELRALGRLPAPMLRRAGDAGFRTVSWDEACEAAAGKIRAADPRRVAVYLTSRGILNEHYYAAQKAARFIGTNHVDNSARLCHAASTSAMKKTLGFGATTCSYSDWVGTDLVVFFGSNAANNQPVSMKYLDRAKRTGTRVALVNPYEEPGMKRYWVPSVAESALFGTRIADEWFPVRTGGDLAFLTGVFRILCAEGWVDRGFIARSTAGFEEAAAAAASVDFERLEKDSGTTRGEMRRFAEMLRDAKNAVFVWSMGLTQHAHGTLTIEALVNVGLARHYVGREKNGLMPIRGHSGVQGGAEVGCVPAVGDAAARRFSEVWGFPVPGFPGLSAAEQVEAARRGEIDVFWIVGGNFLETLPEPRRSREALDAVGTRIHHDIVLSSQMLVPPKDLVVLFPATTRYESPGGGTETSTERRIIFSPEIPGPRIPGARSEWEVFADVARRVHPERAGGLRIESSAQLRGEIGRAVPLYAGIERLARKGDAFQWGGPRLFADGVFATSDGKARFSAVALPEHDDAPGTFSVATRRGKQFNSMVQHERDPLNGAARRDVLIAPADARALGIGGGDAVRLTSAAGTFDGFAKIAPIHERDLQVHWPEAAGLLSGGRLDPLSLEPDYNATVTLEKL; encoded by the coding sequence ATGGCCGTTCGTCCTTCCCTCTGGGCTTCGCTCTCGCCCGCCGGAGCCGGAATCGTCAAGCCGGCTCACTACCGGGAAATGGCGCGTGTCGCCTGGGAGAACCGGGATGCGCTCGGCTACGCGTGGCGCATTCTCCGCGACGGGGCGTGCGACGGCTGCGCGCTCGGCACTTCCGGGATGCGCGACTGGACGATGTCGGGGACGCATCTCTGCATGGTCCGGCTGGAGCTCCTGCGGTTGAACACGGCGCCGCCGCTCGACCCGGAAAGGCTCCGGGACGCGGCCGGCCTCGCCTCCCTTTCGGGCCGCGAGCTCCGCGCGCTCGGGCGGCTGCCCGCGCCGATGCTCCGGCGCGCGGGAGACGCCGGCTTTCGGACGGTCTCGTGGGACGAAGCCTGCGAGGCGGCGGCCGGGAAGATCCGCGCGGCGGACCCCCGGCGTGTCGCCGTCTATCTGACGTCGCGCGGGATCCTCAATGAGCACTACTACGCGGCGCAGAAGGCGGCGCGGTTCATCGGGACGAACCACGTCGACAACTCGGCGCGCCTCTGCCATGCGGCGTCGACCTCGGCGATGAAGAAGACGCTCGGATTCGGCGCGACGACCTGCAGCTATTCGGACTGGGTCGGCACGGACCTCGTCGTCTTCTTCGGAAGCAACGCCGCCAACAACCAGCCGGTCAGCATGAAGTACCTCGACAGGGCGAAACGGACGGGAACCCGGGTCGCGCTCGTGAATCCCTACGAAGAGCCCGGGATGAAGCGGTACTGGGTGCCGTCGGTCGCCGAATCCGCGCTCTTCGGGACCAGGATCGCCGACGAATGGTTCCCCGTGCGCACCGGCGGCGACCTCGCATTCCTCACGGGAGTCTTCAGGATCCTCTGCGCGGAAGGGTGGGTCGACCGCGGCTTCATCGCGCGCTCGACGGCGGGATTCGAAGAGGCGGCGGCCGCCGCCGCGAGCGTCGATTTCGAGCGCCTCGAGAAGGATTCAGGGACGACGCGGGGGGAGATGCGCCGATTCGCCGAGATGCTGCGGGACGCCAAGAACGCGGTCTTCGTCTGGTCCATGGGGCTCACCCAGCACGCGCACGGCACCCTGACGATCGAGGCCCTCGTCAACGTCGGCCTCGCCCGCCACTACGTCGGCCGGGAAAAGAACGGCCTGATGCCGATCCGGGGGCACTCGGGGGTTCAGGGCGGCGCGGAAGTCGGCTGCGTCCCCGCCGTGGGAGACGCGGCGGCCCGCCGCTTCTCGGAAGTGTGGGGATTTCCGGTGCCGGGCTTTCCCGGGCTTTCCGCCGCCGAGCAGGTCGAGGCCGCCCGGCGCGGCGAGATCGACGTCTTCTGGATCGTCGGCGGCAACTTCCTCGAGACGCTCCCGGAACCCCGCCGATCGCGGGAAGCGCTCGACGCGGTCGGCACCCGCATTCATCACGATATCGTGCTCTCGAGTCAGATGCTCGTTCCGCCGAAGGATCTCGTGGTGCTCTTTCCGGCGACCACGCGCTACGAGTCGCCGGGCGGCGGGACGGAAACTTCGACGGAGCGGCGGATCATTTTTTCCCCGGAGATCCCGGGCCCGCGCATCCCCGGCGCGCGGTCGGAGTGGGAAGTCTTCGCCGACGTCGCGCGTCGGGTTCATCCGGAGCGGGCGGGGGGGCTGCGCATCGAGAGCTCCGCGCAGCTGCGCGGCGAGATCGGCCGGGCGGTCCCGCTCTACGCCGGAATCGAGCGGCTCGCGCGAAAAGGGGATGCCTTCCAGTGGGGAGGTCCGCGGCTCTTCGCCGACGGCGTTTTCGCCACGTCCGACGGGAAGGCGCGCTTCTCGGCGGTCGCTCTGCCGGAGCACGACGACGCTCCCGGAACGTTCTCGGTCGCGACGCGCCGGGGCAAGCAGTTCAACTCGATGGTCCAGCACGAAAGGGATCCCCTCAACGGCGCCGCGCGCCGCGACGTGCTGATCGCGCCCGCAGACGCTCGGGCGCTCGGGATCGGAGGGGGGGACGCCGTACGTCTCACGTCCGCCGCGGGGACGTTCGACGGCTTCGCGAAGATCGCGCCGATCCACGAACGCGACCTGCAGGTCCACTGGCCCGAGGCGGCGGGGCTCCTGTCGGGCGGCCGGCTCGACCCACTCTCGCTCGAGCCCGACTACAACGCGACGGTCACGCTCGAAAAGCTTTGA
- the pxpB gene encoding 5-oxoprolinase subunit PxpB — protein MRVVRPVGEAAVLIEWTGIPEPLASRKARAVVAHLEKRPPRGAREWTLGARSLLVAFDPSLFEESAFLGAAAAWENDFAALAAPARHEIPVCYGGAAGVDLEELAAERGISAAAFAEIHSAAEYRVAFLGFSPGFAYLAGLPEALASPRLAVPRVHVPWGSVAIGGPYTGIYPESGPGGWRLIGRSPAALFEFRRDPPAVLAPGDLVRFIAVEEWRFPVLAAARGRRA, from the coding sequence ATGCGCGTCGTGCGTCCCGTCGGCGAGGCGGCGGTCCTGATCGAGTGGACCGGGATTCCGGAGCCGCTCGCGAGCCGGAAGGCGCGTGCGGTCGTCGCGCATCTCGAGAAGCGGCCGCCGCGCGGAGCCCGGGAGTGGACGCTCGGCGCTCGCTCCCTCCTCGTCGCGTTCGACCCGTCGCTCTTCGAGGAGTCGGCGTTCCTCGGTGCGGCCGCCGCGTGGGAAAACGACTTCGCCGCGCTCGCCGCTCCGGCCCGCCACGAGATCCCGGTCTGCTACGGAGGCGCGGCCGGAGTCGACCTCGAAGAGCTCGCGGCGGAGCGCGGAATCTCGGCGGCCGCGTTCGCGGAAATCCATTCCGCCGCCGAGTACCGCGTGGCCTTCCTCGGTTTCTCGCCGGGCTTCGCGTACCTGGCGGGGCTCCCGGAAGCGCTCGCGAGCCCGCGCCTCGCGGTGCCCCGCGTCCACGTCCCCTGGGGCTCGGTCGCGATCGGCGGTCCCTACACGGGGATCTATCCGGAATCCGGCCCGGGCGGGTGGCGGCTCATCGGACGGTCTCCCGCGGCGCTCTTCGAATTTCGCCGCGACCCTCCGGCGGTGCTCGCGCCGGGCGACCTCGTCCGATTCATCGCGGTCGAGGAATGGAGATTTCCGGTGCTCGCCGCCGCCCGGGGGCGCCGCGCGTGA
- a CDS encoding response regulator yields the protein MPATTVLVVEDDADAREVICEILAGDGYRPIAARNGREAIDVLGSGLRPCLILLDMLMPGMDGWQFRRAQQANDDLAKIPVIVVSGVKAARNSALRGGAIAFIPKPVAPEALLSAVASAC from the coding sequence ATGCCGGCCACCACCGTTCTTGTCGTCGAAGATGACGCCGATGCCCGCGAAGTAATCTGCGAGATCCTGGCCGGCGACGGATATCGGCCGATCGCGGCCCGCAACGGCCGCGAAGCCATCGACGTCCTCGGTTCGGGCCTTCGCCCGTGTCTGATTCTCCTGGACATGCTGATGCCCGGCATGGACGGCTGGCAGTTCCGGAGGGCGCAGCAGGCGAATGATGACCTCGCGAAGATCCCCGTGATCGTCGTGTCCGGCGTGAAAGCGGCCCGCAACAGTGCGCTCAGGGGCGGAGCGATCGCGTTCATTCCGAAGCCGGTCGCGCCGGAGGCGCTGCTGTCGGCGGTCGCCTCAGCCTGCTAG